The Xiphophorus couchianus chromosome 6, X_couchianus-1.0, whole genome shotgun sequence genomic interval tttaaacataaacatcAAATAGGATGGAGAAATTTGCTTAGTCCTCTCTTGCATCTTgatagaaaccaaactgtttatagatttatatcaaGGGAGCATACTTACAAACATCATcaattttctcagctttaatttaagccaCGTTTATAGAAATCGGGTAAGAAATAAAGGCACTGCGATCATTTTTGTGATTCCTGCTCATCCCGCATTAGAACAGCCTGGTTTAGTGGACAGACTCGCCACGTAGTAATGGCGCCTGCAGGAGCGTAGCTAGCGTTAGCGGCGAACATGCGATGTCCAGTCTAATAATGTATATCAAtgaagaaatcctacaaccgctaaaatctgatactgctccgtttttgtttactttttgtgaagaagaaagttggtTTTGTGTCgattccttcagtagttcttggtgcagcgcccccacaggcaacggggggaacaggtttttcagttagttttagtcatttgacacagtgcagtgtgaatgcGAACTAGagtgctgaaaatgtaacaaattttgcaatttttgtcCCCAATCGAACCAAGTTTACCAAATTATCCGGTCTGAATACACCCTAAATCTGTTTCTTCCAAAAGATTGAATTGATATTTTAGCTAGTAAAACATCTATAGCAATAGTGCCATTTTAAGATGCTAATAAGCAAAGAGCCTCATGAAGCCTTCGAGAGAGAGATGCACAATCCAATAAAGTTATTTTCCACAGAGCTGCTGTAGCCTGGATATTTCATAACATACAGTAAATGAGGCCAAACCGCCAAAGCCATTTACGGCTGTGACTGAGGAAGAACCGAGGCGCATTATGCACCTGATTGTTCAgattaatgaacatttaaaatctctttatgAATAATGTGTGGGCCAGGGAGGATTGAGAAGTCGTGTCCATGAGGCAGTAAAATGGCACACATGTACATCAGAGGGGAATAAACGCTGTCACCTCGGATGAGCCTCGCACCAAGCACATCCACGTTGCTCCCGCCGAGGGGTCTGCGTCGAATCTGTGTCACACATGGTGTGAAACCGAGGCTGTTTGAAGCGAAGCCTTGGGACAGGGATCACACTCCGGCATGAAACGGGGTTTTATAAAAGAGGGGCGGGGAATGCTGTAGGTTTCAAGGCCAGTAAAGAGATTTCCTGCTGAGGAAACAGAAGAGCTCTGACGCCCAGGAGCTAATCACTGAGCACTAATAGATTCAATCTGCCCTGACTGACAATTCTCCATCCGAACATGACAGTTTCCTCCTTAGTTCACTTCAATTCAGCCAACTGGAACAGACATAATGCATTTGAACATTTCTAACAAATGTTACATCCTAGAGCGTTGTCACTGAGTGTAAAGTTTTATCAAACTCTTTCGAAATATCAGTACTTGTAGATTTAAGCCTAGAACTTGCTAAAGTGtaattttgtgtatttgaatcctttaaaaataatctttttctaACCAAATCTCAGAAGTCTCATTGCACAACGAGAAGCTGATGCAATCAGAACAAAGATTTTGCTTTCTGGCTTCCCACGTCCCAGCAGAGACCGGACTGAAGCTTTTCATCCAGCTGCACAGGAATGCTGGatgcacactgcaaaaatagaCTGAAGTATcagccattttaaataatttaagtttgtTGTGGCTGTTATTGACTTGAGAAAAATATGAgctttcattttactttttcattccCATGAAACTGCTGTTATGATTAGTGTAGGATTTTCTCCCCCACCACTTTTATTTGTGACACAGGGGACTCCCTGGATGTGACATTATTCTCTTCTCAGGTCATGCACAGGGTAACCTCcagtatattgtgtttttgcagcagaaTAACTTTGCTTTCTCTGCAGACGCAAGATTAAAACCATAAAGACACAGAGAACTCTTTGCTTCAACAATGTTGAAACCTTTCCTTTTAAATCTTTGAATCTTCAGCTATTCAGATACGTTATCTATGACTTGATGCGTTTTTAAAGCGAATCATgtgtaaattatatatatatatgtaaccATTTTCATATATGCATATACTGTTGTTTTGATATGTCAAAGACTTTAGAGGATATGTTTGATTcactgtaaacaaatatttcctgtttaatAGGGATTAAAACATACATCCATAATCAATAAGTCAGaatattatcaaaatattaatttcagtaaCTACATACGTAATGTAGAAGTTTATAATATTGGTATTGACATTTTCAGCTAAATTGGTATCGGTATTGAATCTATAGTAGCATAGAAAGATTGacactttagtttcagattccatcttgaaattttgttttatttttgtgttgtagtttctcaactctacctccaaacaaattgttttgatttgctctcaaattctaatattttgagctcaagaaaaggaaaaagacataaaaatcatGTCAATATATTGTTCAAGTATTTTGTACACACCTATAAACTTTGTCCAAAAGAATGACTCAAAggaaaaacttacaaaaacacctgaaagtcagaagtttgaaaacttaaatTAAAGCTATTCTGATGTTGGGTGATTTTGCCAAAACAATTTCCCTTTTCCCTGCTGTTCTGAGAGATAAACTTTTGTTGTGATATTTCCCAGCACTGGAAACAGAGGTGAGGTGCAGGCGGTTGCTGCCAGCGTGTCTCAGGAGACTCTTGATAGTTTTGTCCACACCGCTGGGAATGTTTTATTGGTTatagcaagagaaaaaaaaaaaagtccacaacTGTACTTCTGTTTTCCTCCTACCATGTATAATCCCATTTCCCAGAGGAGGAGTTAGATATCAGGCTTGAAAGAACTTTTTCTTGGGAAAAGTCTGTGGAAATCTTTGAGCTTTCAAAGTTTGAATCAGTTGAAGAAAAACTTCAagaatatttattcattattcacGTCAAACATATTCTGATCTTTTATGGTTTGTCTTTCcgtttttgttagtttggtttcttatatatgttttttgtgagatttgtttgaataataaatatagTCTCTGGAGTACAGTTTTCTAGAAGCCTCTCGATAACATGTTGGTAGAGACAATTTATAGTGATATAGTGTTGATGAATATcctggtttttttgtttgttttgtgacttttactacaaattattctttgaaaattcaaatacatatttttagaaataatttctaaaatattcaaaagaaaatgcagctttgaaAAGAGAAATTTATATTGGATGCTACTGACACGCTATGGGCTGGCGAATCGAAGAGCggcattcattttccttgccGTTGATTGGCTGCACCTCTAAGTGGGTTTGGGTTTAATACCTCAATAAGTAGAATTAGATACTAGTGTCTGTCATTTGTAGTATTTGTTATGTTTGACCTGAAATTTGCAGAAATATCTTTTAACTAGTCcaacatgtttgtatttttaggcTTGTGATTAGAATGGTTTGTGTCTTACCTTTTAACATACGTGAAAAAACTTTACGTGTGAATGAGTATTTGCTTCCCCCAGCCTGTCAGACAGCAAATATGCATCTTACAGGAACAAAAGGAAAGCCAGTCTGCTCTTTACTGGTAATACaactaaaaaacacatttagaaaacagCGTTGAAACAACAGACTAGAAGAAAACGCTGCCCCTCACTTTTATTAGACCATCATTAACTCTTCCTGCTGCTAATCTCTGCTCCTCATTCAATCAGTATACAGCTTGTTATTCTGTGCAGCAGCTCCTAATGAACTTTCTGCAATTTGGCTCCTGATTAACACTTAAATTATCTGATGAACTACTTTATAATCAAGAATCATCAACCACAGATTTATCCATCCAGGACTTTTTTTcacaagttatttattttcagaggagctggttttatgttttgaaaccatggctaatttactttttaattcacaattatgcacaacCTACTGTTAacctattatgtaaaatatactGAAGCTAAAACATTCCAGTTTttataaacttattttaatatttctgtcctGGTATCTGCTTGCTTTAGCAGCCTGACATTGTTTAAGAGGATTTCCTGTCTTCTCTTTGCAGTATTTAAGCTGGCAGAGCTCCTCTTTGTATATCTGAGGAGTTTACATTCTTCTCTATGGGGGTAAGTGCCACATCTGAGCTGTGTACCCTATGACCCAGGTTTTACTCCCACTCAGCCCAAGCCTGCTCACTGTGGAAAGCCCACAGAGCTGTTCAGATTTAGTGAGCAAGCGTGATCTGTAAGTTTCATCTAATTAAATCTACAGTTTCATGTATAATTGTGTGCCTCTACGAAGCCTCTGTAGGTTGAGTCATTGAGTTGTTATTGAAGGGAACTATGGATGTTtatgctggtgtgtgtgtgtgtgggtgtgtgtgtgtgtgagagagagaacaCTCTGCACACCGCTGCTGAAAACCCACCAGGATGCATCCTGGAGAGCATCATTCATCGCAGCTCTTCGCCACCTGCGTGGCCTCTGACAGCTCCCCCTCCTTATTATGCTGAACAATGAAAACTGCCACAACAATATAGCAGAAATGTATgcaaacataaagcaaaaaacaactgtgtcctgttttgtttgtgcaatCTAGACAGCAAAAGTGTTAGAAAGACAGGTGCACAAGTCACTGCACTGAAGAAAAATGCTGTATTTTAGTCAGATATATTTTTCCTCTCTACACAAAGATCTGTAAATGTGGATCAATAATTTAACTTCATCATCTATTAAACTTGAATACCTATTATAAGTAAACTTTTTATGcctattatttctttttatttttgtgctgaaTGTCgtaaaaatcacaaacactgtttttaaaacaaggttatttACTTTGTCTGCAAGCTCAGGTACAGATAAACTCAAAATTACtgcagatttcatttttaaatgactttcattcaaccaaaaatgtttatttatggtGCTTGTGTgtctcaaaagaaaataaaacaacatcaaaagagcatcaaagaaaaaaaacatttactttacttCCAGTAAGACTGttgattaaagtttaaaaaaataatttaaaccaaaatctGCAAGAGGTGTGAATAATCTTGACCTTaactataaattatttttcaatataaagtcttttttttttttttgctttaaagttaAAAGCCAACAGGAATCTGATGAGTTTTTGGctacaaacaaaaagtaattgAGACAGTAAATGGTTGCATGaacacattgttttaaaagtgaataatgaaaaaataaaataaaaaatcagtacATTGTTAATGGCAACAAAAttacagcaattttttttaaattctgagattcaatatttaataaaatattaactgttttgaaacagtttttactttcaaaacatttttattctcttatGCAAATTGTTTAATTGAAGACTGTTCCAAGTAGCACATTTTATTGTTCAGGCATCCATAGATTATATTCTGCAGTTTAATACATATTCCACAAAGGTTTTATATCagtcatcaaaaacaaaactggcaTCTAGTTGATGTGAATAATCCCAGAAAAATGCTTCACgttaatttgtcaaaaaatcAACAGAGATCACATGTTTTCCTGAACCTAATAGGACTAATGAGATCCTTCATGTTTGCAGTTTGAGAGACTAATAGATCAATCAGTATCTTGTGttttcactggaaaaaaaacctgctgtttCCTGCTAATAAAATTAATCTAGTCCACTGAGGCTTGTCTAATagatgtttgattaaaaaagactaaatgttttagcaaatatttttcagatagACATAAAGCTTTCTCATATCAGATTATGTACTTTAATCAGCAAGCAAACAGCTGAGATTACTCTACTTCTACAGagaagttttattattttattgcagttgtaATGAATAAAgagtggggagaaaaaaaaaaacctgcaatcGTTTCTCTTCTTCCACCAGCAACGGCGCCATCTTGTGTTGCTTTTCCGCCGCAGCCTCAGAGAGTTTTGTCACATCCCTGCTGCCTGCTGGGGATCATTCGGGTCACGTCGATGTTGTTGGTGGCGAAGGTCTCCCTGGCCTTCTCCACGGTGGCGTCCGGCAGGCTCCGGGTGCGGCCCAGGATCCAGGCGAAGTCCACATGGAAGAGCCTGAGGACGTCTGTGCAGGAGTACACCAGGGCAAAGTTCACGTAGTCAGTGGACAGGATCCAGTAAGGGGAGTAGGGGAGGACTACATTGAATAGACGCAGAGAGTAAAAGTCAAAGGTCAGAACATAAACAAGAGGTGGTCATTTTTACTCCGGTGTATTCCCGCTGACCGTAGGAGTAGGTTATTCCCAGTTTAGCTGGATTCTTTGGATCCTCTATCACTCCGGTCCCCACGATTTTCCTCACCTCTCCTTttctgacacacaaacacacacagagttttTACGCAGCGCTAAACGGTGCCAACAAGCACCTCCTGACACATTTCCACAAGGTTCCCGCTCGCAGTGACTCACAGTATTTCCGAGCTGACCACTCGAATAGAGTTGTCTGTCGTCAGAGTGAAATTGGTCTCGATGCAGCGGCCCTTCTCAAACTGGGCCGGCAGCTTGGCAATTTCAAACCATCTCCCCATGAACTGCGAGGGCCAGGGACACACGGGTTCAGAGGCAATTTAGAGCGGCGTGAGAGGAGACTATGAATAAATCTACATACTGTAATGGGTTTACAGAAACATGCGACAGGTTACCTTTCAGGCCCGCTCTGTATCGGCAGTGGAAAGTCATTAAGTATCCTGCACTCTcaggtttttttccctcaaGGACAATATGCTAGAGAATATCTTAGTGAGTCTGCACTTAAGCATCACTTTATGTTCCATTTCAGTTAAATAGTAGTTTGTTCACTGTTTGAGAACAGATAAAATGATAAgatgttgcttttttgtgttaaaataggAGAAATGCATGaactatttttgattttgaaatacTGCATATTCATTGTTCAATGTATTCCATcttatttaatgtcattttaatttaccacagtgagattttgttatttttaacaattCCAGATAAATGCATTCCTGGCATTTTGTAATGTGAAGCACTACTTGTAAAATTTTAACATGTAATAATAATTTCTCAGTTTAGACAGCAAGTagattttcacaaatgttttaaattcactttttcaaaaaggttttaaaaatatttttcaaaaaggttttaaaaatattaacgcCACTAATATTTGCTctattgtaaaattatttttaaagacacCAGGATAGagttttgcaatattttaatgctgtttatttctaatgtttggtaagaaaaagaaaaggaaaaagcaacTTAAATTGTGAGACTTGACTGCTGTTGAAACTTTTGTAATCGGGTCAATCAAAGTCAATTTGGACTCATGCTAGGAATCCTCTGTTACCTGTTTAAGGATGAAGGCGGGCTGGACTTCTGGTTCTGGACACGGACCCCAGTGGGGAACCTGAGCCCAAATGATGGGGATTAGAAGCACAAAAATTGAAGCCAGAAACACCCTCATGGTAAGAGCAGGCTGCGTCACctgcagaaaagcaacaaaagctgCTGTTATTCAGTTCCATTCTacaaatattacacattttaaaaacaaaggagTGTTTAAATTAGTCAGAGAAAGTACATTTATCTTACCGGTTCTGTTCTTCTTTGTGGATCCGTGTTCTCTCCTCAGAGACTTCAGGGTTTGACTCAGAGATGTTGTTCTCCACAAAGCTTTTGCTCATCTCTGAAATCAATGAGATTCTTTGTCTTTCTCCAGTTTTATTACTGGCACAAAGTCGGTTATTACCAAATCAGAGTCATGGGTGACGCTCCGGCTGGAATGTCACAAAGTTATCAGAAGGTTCTGCTGCTTGAGGTGGGCTGCAATGGGaacttgtgctttttttattctaatttttcagtttttccactgATTTATCTACAGTCAGAAGTGTGCATACCCCCATTACGTGACAAGGTTTCTTTCAGTTATTTCAAAGATTTCTTTTCCATGTTCAAGGTGAGgtatattcaaattcaaaaatactttattaatcccaaagggaaatgaagggttgttgtaactcattaatttagattcttcaaagagttattgaacatcataatggctgctggaat includes:
- the apoda.1 gene encoding apolipoprotein Da, duplicate 1, yielding MRVFLASIFVLLIPIIWAQVPHWGPCPEPEVQPAFILKQFMGRWFEIAKLPAQFEKGRCIETNFTLTTDNSIRVVSSEILKGEVRKIVGTGVIEDPKNPAKLGITYSYVLPYSPYWILSTDYVNFALVYSCTDVLRLFHVDFAWILGRTRSLPDATVEKARETFATNNIDVTRMIPSRQQGCDKTL